gatcctacttttatacattagtattataataaaatgagttaaCGGAATGTGGGGCCCACCACCAAAAAGTAGTACAGTAGAAAATAAAGTGGGATAAATACAAGGGCCAATGGAGTATtcaattatactactacaaattttcataatcaaGTTATTTAGTTATGATAGAATTTGGAAAGAATGATTTGTGGGAGTAGACTTTTAAACCTACTCACAAAAGGATATTCTCAGTAAAACCTTATGTCAATGTCCATCTACATCAATGCGCTCTTGCCCATGCATAAAGTTTGTCTTTTGATGCtgatatttttaatctttgtggtgactttcatagtttttattaGTATAGTGGTATAATTGAGTTGAATGAGTAATGAATTATTGGGATGATGCAGCTTGTTGTCTGAATGGAATACGCTACACATTGCTATCGTTCGTGGCGCTGTCGTGCTTCTATTCGTGTTGCTACCGCTCCAAAATGAGGCAGCAATACTTGCTCCAAGAATCTCCCTGCTGCGACTGCTGCGTCCATTTCTTCTGCCAGAGTTGTGCTCTATGTCAAGAGTATCGCGAGCTTAAGAATCGAGGATTTGACATGACCATCAGtatgttatttctatttcttccCAAATGCTGCTATCTTGTtataggagtactaaataTTTTGATCACAACACTACAGATTAACCAATATTCTACAGTTTTTTCCTTCGCTTATTCATAGTGAAATTAGTACTAATAGAAGGTGTGAAAATATAGTGCCTAGAATAGTTTTGATGTGGTAAATTTGTTGCAGGATGGCATGGAAATATGCAGAGACAGAATCGGGGGATAGCCATACCTCCAGTCGTTCAAGGAGGAATGACcagataattttgtttttgcaaATCTCCATctgaatatatatacactatAATGCTTTCAATTCCATGCAAATCTCGTGTGCTTATTTTTCTATTGTAAAccaataattcaattttaatttgttgcacTTATAATTATGCAGTGGGGTCTGATCGATAATTATTGACTATCGTTATTGTTTACATAAACCTGGAACTAGCTAgctagtttaatttttaaaaattagagatGACTATTTTCACGTTAACTATGAGACTCATcaaagtaatttaaaataattgttaaaattaACAAAGTTTGCATAATTCTAATCTTAAccgaaaaattcaaaacaggAGTGCCAAAACAAGGTACTCCAACACTAGTGTATAGACTAATCATATTAGACATACTAAGAATTGAGGATAATCGTTGTATTTTCTGCGTAGAAGATTCAAAGGCATTGGACCACATTATAATCAAAACGTTTGAATTTTCGGTGACGATAACACTAATTCCAATTTTTAGTCCCTATCAAACAAATACAATCCCAACAAGCTTATTTAGTCCATATTTGACAGTTATTAAAAGAAGCAAAGAAAGCATTAATTCATCTCATCAAGGATCACATATTCGGCCCTAATTCTAGTTTTAGTTCACttccaaatcaaataaagcATGCATTAAATATcttcaacaaaatataaatcacaAGTTCTTCAATTTGAACATCGGTTTAAACTCAATTTTAGTCAAAGCCATGCCCCACTACACCTGTAAGGTCTTTAGTTAACAAAAACAAGATATGATCTCCTCCaatctatttttaatgggtatttttatacatataacaatatattttacCTAAAACCAAACGTACACCAAACTGATTATTACAGCAGCCCAATATGGGAGTCTTCAAAAATTATACGTAAGTCCTTTTTTTTAGTGGTGCTAAATGgccatattataatattaaaaaaattattaaaattctgtgTACTTAATGctgaattgataaaatttatgcATCTAATGAGtagcaattttttaaagaCTAATGTACCctcatattaaatataatagtagaatatattgtatttttatattcaaatacaTGGTACTCGTATATTTGTCCAACCAATAATAAGACAATTTGGACTTCAAATTCCATTCTTCATTCTTGACTTGATTGAAAAATCAATAGATCCATATCTAAGGcatgattgaaaaaaaagatactTTTTTCCTAGTTATTTCTCAATGCCTACATTTAGAAAACATTGAACCATACACTTTAGTTacgtaatttaattattttgatcaattttaaCTATACTAAtagttaattattataaaattgattagtAATCAAACATGAAGTTATTTGTAATCaaaacacatattttattaattcaaaatgaggtactaaaaattattcaattcaaaatgatttaatataataaaatatgctcTTAATATATCAATTCTATTATTAGCGATTATTTATGTTTAGTTTTACTTACttaatttaaactaatttaaaatatactataacGTATCctattattaaataacttGTGAATAAAATACATGTAAATACTATAACAATATAtggatataaaataaattcaatttcagttatactacaaattaattactgTTTAAGTATagtgaaataatttaattttaacgAAAACacatactagtatataatattaataatttgtcaacataaaattaataattaaatctaaaatgtattaaaattctCACTCTCATAAGACTTTATCAAtactttatataaaattaaatgatataataaaatttattttgttaatatacatatacatttaTTCAAAAAAGATACACAacttgaaaaattaaatttataaacgcatctctaactatttataccaaactcaaacccgtTTTTGTGTATATTCACACCAAAAAGTGATTTTACTTCAAtcatttacaccatttttgagtatatgtctcacaattttttgtagtggctccatatttgatgttattccgtagaatacataaaaaatgagCTTTGGTGTATGGTTGAAGATGGTCTAAATTAAAAACCATAATAAACATAAGCTATAAATTTGTAAGTTCAAAAATCAtatccctgaaaatttgatacatattaccatttcggtccgtccctgaaaatctgatacactttacttttaccatttttggtagtggacctcatattccactaactcattcctactcacattttattataaaactaatactttaaaagtaggacccacatcccaccaactttttcaactcactttccattacatttcttaaaactcgtgtcgggtcaaagtgtagcaaattttgggggacggaagtagtaagtactatataaattgaCATATGAACaaatttttagatattttgattataaacaaattgtagtatgaaataatatgattaataatttcataagtgtgagacattatatttataaatattattaagtGTGACACAATAAACTTCAACTACAAAATTGCAAGGAAGTCCTTATTGTTAGAATACAAattctcttttttcaatttattattctttgtTGACTTATGCTACAGTCAGTTTGAAGGTACATCAACTGAATTAATCCCAAGTGATAATtacgaaaaataaatttataattttaatcaattttaatcaattttaactaCACTAGTACTGTTTAATTCTAATAACATAATCTATCGTAATTAAAGACatgcattaataatgaaaatttacgcagcgacaattatttaatcttcCCATAATTGGAtaaatgcttttaattaataactaaaattataatttttactatttttttatttaaaatacatttaatcataatatataagtaACTTATAAAcattagtattaaaaaaatattttaatattttttgaagaagagtatttcaatataaaaaaataatgtcatattttgatattatatatttatatataaacattattattgatttttgtaatGTTTCATGATATAGTGGTGTATATATACTGATTAGTGTATACATTGTAGTATTATGTCACAGTATACTTGCTAGTCAAGAAATTTATTCTACTATAAATTcaaatgttgttttgtttttagttatagaaaaaaaatggacaaaataaagtttgatttttaagcaatttataaaagtaatgaGTCCTATAACTTATTAAATCAATCGACTCTTATTAAATCAATCGATtctcaattcaattttctatGTGAAGATTTAAATTGAGttagatatttaaatgttgaaTCCATACATAGTTAAAATAGatgttttaattgattttatattgaattgatAATTTCAATTAACCTTAAATACgtttgaaaaagtaaaaaataaacagaCTACAATAGTAGTTGGATAAC
The genomic region above belongs to Salvia hispanica cultivar TCC Black 2014 chromosome 3, UniMelb_Shisp_WGS_1.0, whole genome shotgun sequence and contains:
- the LOC125216005 gene encoding protein PLANT CADMIUM RESISTANCE 1-like: MVSANSRPSQPHGYATAATGIPMNSTPPFHPENPVPRPPSKVAWSTGLCGCCSDCDTCCLTCCCPCVTFGRISEIVDRGSSSCCLNGIRYTLLSFVALSCFYSCCYRSKMRQQYLLQESPCCDCCVHFFCQSCALCQEYRELKNRGFDMTIRWHGNMQRQNRGIAIPPVVQGGMTR